TAACGACGATGAGCCCTGTGTGCAGGAAAAGCGCAAGCGGCTCCATCGACAGTTTGCTCTGCCAGCGACACGCCCCTATTTTAGGCGTGCTAATCAGTGTCGTTTTCAGGGCGACGTACACGCTGAGGACACGGCAAGCTGGACGCCGCTGTTGAATACACACTTGGGTGTGCGACCCAGCGGGGTGGTGGATGGCAAGGAGTATCTGGTGAATGgaaattatcattattatcaCTATTTACAGCAACAAGTGCAGGATAAGGGCTGGGGATGTGCCTATCGCTCGCTACAGACGATCTGCTCGTGGTTCCTGCTCCAGGGCTATACTGAGCGTGCGATTCCTATGCATATAGAGGTTCAGGagtatttgcataaaatcaaTGACAAGCCCGCATCGTTTGTGGGCTCCTCACAGTGGATTGGCTCAACGGAGCTGAGCATGTGCCTGCAAGGTTTTCTTAATGTGGACTCCAAGATACTGCATGTGGCCTCTGGTGCAGAGCTAACGACGATTACCTCGGAACTGGCAATGCACTTTCAGACTCAGGGCACCCCGGTTATGATTGGAGGCGGCGTGCTTGCCCACACCATCATTGGCATCGATTACTGCGTACAAACTGGACAAGCGAAGTTTTTGATACTCGATCCACACTACACAGGCGCTGATGATTTGGGCACTATCCAGTCTAAGGGGTGGTGCGGGTGGAAAAGTATGGATTTTTGGGATAAGCGCAGCTACTATAATCTCTGCATGCCGCAGCGACCAATTTTATACTAAACGTTCCCTTTACTTGCTTTTCATAATTGATAATGTATGTCAAAACTACATGAGATCTATGAATTTAGAACTGTACtgtacttttatatattaaatatgtatgtattaacaAGATAGTGAGTGGCCTGCACCTGCACCTAACATAGTCCAATGATATTTGTAGAGGATTTGTAGAGGTATACCAACTTTATTACTGAGCATGGCCAGAGGCATTTGCTTGAATGAGTGATCTAAAGCAGTTCGCTTAGAGTATAGATATTAAACGAGGTATATTAAATACAGTGTAGAAATTAAAGGTTCTGTATATGAGGTGTCCGCTAGCCGCCGCTTTTAGAGTACTTCTTCCAGTATCGTTTGACGTCGTCGTGCCCGTTCTTCTGCACTACCATGGTGCGTGTGCGCTCGTTCTGCCACACTAGCATGTGTATGGACTGTGCGTAGTCTCGCAGCGTGACAAAGTCGTTTTGTGAAAGAAAATGATTGTAGACGACACCTTCTGTGTAGGTGAAACGATTACGTTCTAGCTCCCACAACTTAATTTGGTCCACAACTGTTGGCGGGAGGCAGGATTTTGACTGAATGGCCGATTCGACGAGTTTCATATTGGGATGAGCATACTGTTCCAAATAGCTGACAATCTGCTCAGCAGTAATTCCGCCACGTAATGCCTGGCGCACAGAGTCACGTGTAAGCACACCAACAACCAGATTGGGAAAACGATATAGCAACTCAGTGAACAGGCCTAGTACGGCCACTTGCAGAGGAGAATCTGTGTAGGCGTAAACTCGGTAGTTTGTCTCCACCACAATGTATCCCCTTTCCTGCATACGCTCCTCATCGGCTGTAGTGGATGCTTCCGCTCCGTTTTTATTAGTAACATTCAAAGCTAGACGTGTCGGATAAAATCGGTTCTCCTTGCGTCTACGCTGGAATACCAGTCCGAATTCCCGCAGATGCTGTAGGAACGTTAACATTTGACTATTCATGCCTACCGAGCTGTAGTCCCTTCCCAGAGTGGAGAAACTAAGCTGAAACAGCATGGATAAACACTCGGGCAGTGAAATGCCCCGCTCCTCGCACGTCTCCAAATACTGCAGCATAAAATGCCAGACCTGTGCGCGTGTATCTAGCAGGAGAAACTGAAATCCTTGGCGGGTTATGGTAATGGTATGATGGTCACGCTCGTCGCGCTTCATCAAATTAGCATGCAAAAGAATGCGCACAGCGTCGGGACT
This genomic interval from Drosophila busckii strain San Diego stock center, stock number 13000-0081.31 unplaced genomic scaffold, ASM1175060v1 chrUn_07, whole genome shotgun sequence contains the following:
- the LOC108600465 gene encoding general transcription factor IIH subunit 4, with translation MADTKSGRYSSNAISPLVQSPENLECKNFQDYLRTRQTPESLEKLYNHPPICLAVFRELPEIARQFVIRILFVDQPVPQAVVSSWGAQRIAKEQEEATNCLTALNVWRVTAIPGGLSAWELSPTFKKSVRQVLLGGGKPWAMSSTTEKDSKPRDIAFLDSYAMSRWRCVLHYMVGTGGRNGGPDTDAISPDAVRILLHANLMKRDERDHHTITITRQGFQFLLLDTRAQVWHFMLQYLETCEERGISLPECLSMLFQLSFSTLGRDYSSVGMNSQMLTFLQHLREFGLVFQRRRKENRFYPTRLALNVTNKNGAEASTTADEERMQERGYIVVETNYRVYAYTDSPLQVAVLGLFTELLYRFPNLVVGVLTRDSVRQALRGGITAEQIVSYLEQYAHPNMKLVESAIQSKSCLPPTVVDQIKLWELERNRFTYTEGVVYNHFLSQNDFVTLRDYAQSIHMLVWQNERTRTMVVQKNGHDDVKRYWKKYSKSGG